From the Theobroma cacao cultivar B97-61/B2 chromosome 2, Criollo_cocoa_genome_V2, whole genome shotgun sequence genome, one window contains:
- the LOC18609721 gene encoding proteasome subunit beta type-5 produces MKLDTSGLESAAPVWAAFNELADGFSAAPSFELPNTTDFDGFQKEAIQMVKPAKGTTTLAFIFKEGVMVAADSRASMGGYISSQSVKKIIEINPYMLGTMAGGAADCQFWHRNLGIKCRLHELANKRRISVTGASKLLANILYSYRGMGLSVGTMIAGWDETGPGLYYVDSEGGRLKGMRFSVGSGSPYAYGVLDSGYRYDMSVEEAAELARRAIYHATFRDGASGGVASVYHVGPNGWKKLSGDDVGELHYKYYPVMPSTVEQEMVEVAGA; encoded by the exons ATGAAGCTTGACACCAGCGGTTTAGAATCGGCTGCGCCTGTCTGGGCTGCTTTTAATGAGCTTGCTGATGGGTTCTCTGCTGCTCCGTCATTCGAGCTCCCAAATACTACTGAT TTTGATGGGTTTCAGAAGGAAGCAATTCAGATGGTGAAACCTGCTAAGGGTACCACCACGCTTGCCTTCATTTTTAAGGAAGGCGTCATGGTTGCTGCTGATTCTAGAGCTAGCATGGGAGGCTATATCT CATCACAGTCAGTgaagaaaattattgaaatcaACCCTTACATGCTTGGCACAATGGCTGGTGGAGCTGCGGATTGCCAGTTTTGGCACAGAAATTTAGGCATTAAg TGCCGGCTACATGAATTGGCAAACAAGCGTAGAATTTCTGTTACAGGGGCATCAAAATTGTTGGCAAACATTCTTTATTCTTACCGAGGAATGGGACTGTCGGTTGGAACCATGATTGCTGGATGGGATGAAACg GGTCCTGGACTATACTATGTGGACAGTGAAGGGGGGAGGTTAAAGGGCATGCGTTTCTCTGTTGGATCCGGTTCACCATATGCCTATGGTGTGCTGGATAGTGG GTACCGGTATGATATGTCAGTTGAAGAAGCTGCAGAGTTGGCAAGAAGAGCTATTTATCATGCCACATTCCGAGATGGTGCCAGTGGTGGTGTTGCCAGCG TTTACCACGTGGGACCAAATGGCTGGAAGAAGCTATCTGGTGATGATGTTGGAGAGCTTCACTACAAATACTATCCGGTGATGCCAAGCACGGTAGAACAGGAAATGGTTGAAGTAGCTGGGGCCTAA
- the LOC18609722 gene encoding receptor protein kinase-like protein ZAR1 has translation MKKLALFLLFFLFFLVRNPKPVLSLSPDGLSLLSLKSAVDQPAAQSVFADWNENDTTPCRWSGISCMNITGYPDPRVVGIAVSGKNLRGYIPSELGTLIYLRRLNLHNNNFYGSIPEQLFNATSLHSLFLYGNNLSGSLPPSICDLPRLQNLDLSNNSLSGSLPENLKNCKQLQRLILAQNKFSGEIPDGIWPELDNLFQLDLSSNEFNGSIPSNIGELKSLSGTLNLSYNHLSGKLPKSLGDLPVTVSFDLRNNNLSGEIPETGSFANQGPTAFLNNPLLCGFPLQKSCKNSNISPSGSQNSGPNSGESLKKGLSPGLIILISAADAAGVALIGLLIIYIYWKKKDSSNGCSCTGKGKFGHNDKGKLCSLYSCACINGFRSEDSEFEDQEKGERSGKGEGELVAIDKGFSFELDELLRASAYVLGKSGLGIVYKVVLGNGVPVAVRRLGDGGEQRYKEFAAEVQAIGKVKHPNVVKLRAYYWAPDEKLLISDFISNGNLANAMRGRNGQPSPSLSWSTRLKIAKGAARGLAYLHECSPRKFVHGDIKPSNILLDNEFQPYISDFGLNRLINITGNNPSSSGGFIGGLPYKSIQTERTNNYRAPEARVPGNRPTQKWDVYSFGVVLLELLTGKSPELSPTTSTSTEIPDLVRWVRKGFEEENPLSDMVDPLLLQEVHAKKEVLAVFHVALACTEGDPEVRPRMKTVSENLERIGT, from the exons ATGAAGAAGCTGGCTCTCTTTCTactcttcttcctcttcttcctcGTCCGGAACCCAAAACctgttctttctctttcccCTGACGGCCTGTCTCTTCTGTCTTTGAAATCTGCCGTCGACCAACCTGCGGCCCAGTCAGTTTTCGCCGACTGGAACGAGAATGATACCACGCCCTGTCGTTGGTCCGGTATTTCCTGCATGAACATAACAGGGTACCCTGACCCGCGTGTCGTCGGGATCGCAGTTTCCGGGAAGAATCTCCGGGGTTATATTCCGTCGGAGCTTGGGACGTTAATCTATCTCCGAAGGTTAAATCTTCACAACAACAACTTTTACGGTTCCATACCAGAGCAACTGTTCAATGCCACCTCACTTCATAGCTTGTTTTTGTACGGTAATAACCTTTCCGGTTCTCTACCTCCCTCGATCTGCGATCTTCCAAGGTTACAAAACCTCgatctttccaacaattcgCTGTCGGGTTCTCTGCCCGAGAATCTTAAGAATTGCAAGCAGTTACAGAGGCTGATTCTTGctcaaaacaaattttctggTGAAATTCCTGATGGAATTTGGCCGGAATTGGACAACTTGTTTCAACTCGATCTTTCGTCCAATGAATTCAACGGATCGATTCCTAGTAACATCGGAGAGTTAAAGTCATTGTCGGGGACTCTCAATCTGTCTTACAATCACTTGTCTGGTAAGCTCCCGAAAAGTTTAGGTGACTTGCCAGTTACTGTCAGTTTTGATCTTAGAAATAACAATTTAAGTGGGGAAATACCTGAAACCGGGTCGTTTGCTAATCAAGGACCAACAGCATTTCTAAACAATCCCCTTTTATGTGGGTTCCCTCTTCAAAAATCCTGTAAAAATTCCAACATAAGTCCTTCAGGCAGTCAAAATTCGGGTCCGAATTCTGGTGAAAGCCTGAAAAAAGGGCTTAGTCCTggattaattatattaatctCAGCGGCTGATGCAGCTGGTGTGGCTTTGATTGGATTgcttataatttatatttattggaagaagaaagattcTTCAAATGGCTGTAGCTGCACTGGTAAAGGCAAGTTCGGTCATAACGACAAAGGGAAGCTCTGTTCTCTCTATTCCTGTGCCTGCATCAACGGGTTTCGAAGCGAAGACTCCGAATTCGAAGACCAGGAAAAAGGGGAGAGATCAGGGAAAGGAGAAGGAGAATTGGTTGCCATCGACAAAGGGTTCAGCTTTGAGCTGGACGAGCTGCTTAGAGCGTCAGCTTATGTGTTGGGAAAGAGCGGGCTTGGGATAGTGTACAAAGTGGTGCTTGGGAATGGGGTGCCGGTAGCTGTACGGCGGCTGGGTGATGGTGGAGAGCAAAGGTATAAGGAGTTTGCGGCAGAAGTGCAAGCTATCGGGAAGGTTAAGCATCCCAACGTTGTGAAGTTGAGAGCTTACTATTGGGCTCCTGATGAGAAGCTTCTCATTAGTGATTTTATCTCCAACGGCAATTTGGCTAATGCCATGAGAG GCAGAAATGGTCAACCATCACCAAGCCTGTCATGGTCAACAAGACTCAAAATCGCAAAAGGTGCAGCTCGTGGCTTGGCCTATCTTCATGAATGCAGTCCAAGAAAATTTGTGCATGGAGACATCAAGCCGTCTAACATTCTCCTCGACAACGAATTCCAACCTTACATTTCTGATTTTGGCCTCAACAGACTTATTAACATCACGGGAAACAATCCCTCTTCCTCAGGTGGCTTTATCGGGGGACTCCCTTACAAATCAATCCAAACCGAACGGACCAACAATTATCGAGCCCCGGAGGCTCGGGTCCCGGGCAACCGGCCGACCCAAAAGTGGGATGTCTATTCATTTGGTGTAGTCTTGCTTGAACTGCTCACTGGCAAGTCTCCGGAGCTATCACCAACCACATCAACTTCCACCGAAATCCCAGACCTTGTAAGGTGGGTGAGGAAAGggtttgaagaagaaaacccATTGTCAGACATGGTAGATCCCTTGTTGCTACAAGAAGTGCATGCCAAGAAGGAAGTCCTGGCAGTTTTTCACGTAGCTCTTGCATGCACCGAAGGAGACCCTGAGGTCCGACCAAGGATGAAAACAGTTTCCGAAAATCTTGAAAGAATTGGAACATGA
- the LOC18609723 gene encoding protein kish isoform X2, which translates to MSALFNFHSFLTVVLLGICTCTYLKMQFPAILEQRTGFRGFFWKAARIGERLSPWVAVGCFTMGVSIIFF; encoded by the exons ATG tCCGCACTCTTCAATTTCCATTCATTCTTAACGGTAGTGCTATTGGGAATCTGCACCTGCACTTATTTGAAGATGCAATTTCCAGCAATCCTTGAACAGAGAACTGG GTTCCGTGGTTTCTTCTGGAAGGCAGCCAGAATAG GTGAACGTTTGAGTCCTTGGGTGGCTGTAGGATGCTTCACCATGGGTGtgtcaataatatttttctga
- the LOC18609723 gene encoding protein kish isoform X1, protein MSALFNFHSFLTVVLLGICTCTYLKMQFPAILEQRTGFRGFFWKAARIVHKLVTSGWPEPGVVLFGVKSSQA, encoded by the exons ATG tCCGCACTCTTCAATTTCCATTCATTCTTAACGGTAGTGCTATTGGGAATCTGCACCTGCACTTATTTGAAGATGCAATTTCCAGCAATCCTTGAACAGAGAACTGG GTTCCGTGGTTTCTTCTGGAAGGCAGCCAGAATAG TGCACAAATTGGTAACAAGTGGTTGGCCGGAACCTGGAGTGGTTCTCTTTGGAGTGAAGTCAAGTCAagcataa
- the LOC18609725 gene encoding uncharacterized protein At3g27210 produces MGNCVTVYKNKDPAAMNLSAQIQSPSKENFVRREHSVAELGSRPQPSSLEPETSFRNLSKTENFFDSQPWLESDCEDFFSVNGDSTSSCGNSPNHQKSFTESSLPDKNHSTDCAQDAVSQHSPTETKKQLIELFRESFDDGDAVNDDPSLDGRLKEKPATFSLRPKSTSRSPSESIPNSVQSSEATPYRGYLPKKEKSAQSAQCCLPSLVRNMSFGERKKRLSPAKTDGW; encoded by the exons ATGGGCAACTGTGTTACAGTTTACAAGAACAAAGATCCTGCAGCCATGAATCTTAGTGCCCAAATTCAATCACCCAGTAAGGAGAACTTTGTCAGAAGGGAGCACTCAGTTGCTGAACTCGGTTCCAGGCCTCAGCCGTCATCACTGGAACCAGAAACTAGTTTTCGAAACTTGA GTAAAACAGAGAATTTTTTCGATTCCCAGCCCTGGCTAGAATCTGATTGTGAAGATTTCTTCAGTGTCAATGGTG ATTCTACCTCTTCTTGCGGTAACAGCCCTAAccaccagaaaagcttcacggAAAGTTCTCTACCTGATAAAAATCATTCTACGGACTGTGCACAGGATGCAGTATCTCAACATTCTCCAACTGAGACAAAGAAGCAACTAATTGAGTTATTTCGTGAAAGCTTTGATGATGGTGATGCTGTAAACGATGATCCAAGTTTAGACGGGCggttaaaagaaaaacctgCAACTTTCAGCCTCCGTCCAAAATCTACAAGTAGAAGTCCATCTGAATCTATCCCGAACTCTGTTCAAAGTAGTGAGGCAACTCCATACAGGGGATACctcccaaaaaaagaaaaatcagcCCAGTCTGCGCAGTGCTGCCTTCCAAGTTTGGTGCGCAACATGAGCTTTGGTGAGAGAAAAAAGAGGTTAAGCCCAGCCAAAACGGATGGATGGTAA
- the LOC18609726 gene encoding leucine-rich repeat receptor-like protein kinase PXL1, translated as MASRNAPFQLLFIFFLFSKFYHFPILEATGSNSSVGCIEMERKALLKFKEGLIDPFGRLSSWVGKDCCNWAGVECDKQTAQVFALDLGPRYNCSSVQVSFPSPYLYCQLGGSLNPSLLNLTSLKYLDLSYNNFLGISIPNFIGSLKTLKSLNLHGANFSGMVPPQLGNLSNLVHLDLDTFSYPNYLWVSDLNWLSGLSSIQSLGLGGVNLSKATTNWLQAVNMLPSLLQLHMSGCQLFDLPQSLPFVNFSSLQALDLSYNEFRSSVPQWLFNLSNLKQLKLAGSNLTGPIPTVLSGNICKLRILDMSFNSIEGEITDFVGALSGCSNGSLETLDLSLNKLTGNVPDSLQLLRNLKSLKLSYNKLKGRLSDSLVSLRNLEELELSHNSLSGPLPKSMGNLSRLEILDLTFNMMSGTITQSIGKLTRLLRLGLYGNSVEGVITEFHLQNLTNLYDLSLSSVNKSLTFSLRHDWIPPFSLSYIAISDCQLGPTFPAWLRTQNRIIQITLSSVGISDTIPVWLWRLSPRIFWMDLSQNQLRGKLPDSIMFPFSVGAWINLGFNNLEGSIPLWRNVTNLSLRNNLFSGAIPWNIGLEMSVLENLDLSRNHLNGSIPPSINNMRNLEFLQSWNLKLSGNNLSGEVSTVLGYCKVLFALDLGENGFSGTIPESIVAYPTLVYLLNLRANKLTGTIPEQICNLSNLHILDLGHNNLSGSIPSCLGSLVRLKYLRGYFTGLTPTVRETSFFQHTELVIKGRISEFTKIITLVNTIDLSGNNLVGEIPEEITNLSTLGSLNLSWNQLIGNIPENIGKLRWLEVLDLSHNRLSGPIPPSISSMTLLNYLNLSYNNLSGQIPSSNQLQTMADPSIYQGNPRLCGPPLSANCSISGDGDGFPKDEDDEDDDGSKNLGMYISAVLGFVIGFWAVFGTLVIKKSVRRAYFRYLENMKDKLFVLIAVKLARLQRKMEVQRN; from the exons ATGGCTAGCAGAAACGCGCCCTTTCaacttcttttcattttcttccttttttctaaattttatcattttccaaTTCTTGAGGCTACTGGATCTAATTCCAGTGTAGGTTGCATCGAGATGGAGAGGAAAGCCCTCCTTAAGTTTAAGGAAGGTCTTATAGATCCCTTTGGTCGACTTTCTTCCTGGGTTGGCAAAGACTGCTGCAACTGGGCTGGCGTAGAATGTGACAAGCAGACAGCCCAGGTTTTCGCGCTCGACCTTGGACCAAGGTATAACTGTTCATCCGTACAAGTAAGTTTCCCATCGCCTTATCTGTACTGTCAGCTTGGTGGTTCGTTGAATCCGTCTTTGCTAAACTTAACATCTTTGAAATACTTGGACCTGAGTTATAATAACTTCCTAGGAATTTCAATTCCAAATTTCATAGGTTCACTCAAAACTTTGAAGTCTCTCAACCTCCATGGGGCAAACTTTTCCGGAATGGTTCCTCCCCAACTTGGCAATCTGTCAAATTTGGTTCATCTGGATCTCGACACGTTTTCATATCCAAACTATCTTTGGGTGTCTGATCTAAACTGGCTCTCTGGCCTGTCTTCTATCCAATCCCTCGGTTTAGGAGGCGTAAACCTCAGTAAGGCAACGACAAATTGGCTACAAGCTGTTAATATGCTTCCTTCATTGTTGCAGTTGCATATGTCTGGCTGTCAACTTTTTGACCTTCCTCAATCTCTTCCATTTGTAAATTTCTCGTCACTTCAGGCTCTTGACCTCTCATATAATGAATTCAGGTCTTCAGTACCTCAGTGGCTCTTTAATCTCAGTAACCTCAAGCAACTTAAGCTTGCTGGTTCTAACCTTACAG GTCCCATTCCCACAGTTTTATCGGGAAATATTTGCAAATTAAGGATTTTAGATATGTCATTTAATTCTATCGAAGGAGAAATTACAGATTTTGTAGGGGCTTTGTCTGGATGTAGCAATGGAAGCTTAGAGACACTAgatttaagtttaaacaaACTCACAGGGAATGTGCCTGACTCTTTGCAGTTGCTTAGAAATTTGAAATCACTTAAACTCTCCTATAATAAACTCAAAGGGAGGTTGTCTGATTCCTTGGTGTCCCTTAGAAATTTGGAAGAGCTTGAACTCTCGCACAACTCTTTATCAGGCCCGCTTCCAAAATCCATGGGGAATTTGTCACGGTTAGAAATACTGGACTTAACTTTCAACATGATGAGTGGCACCATCACTCAAAGTATTGGAAAACTCACAAGGCTTTTGAGACTGGGTCTGTATGGTAATTCAGTGGAAGGAGTCATAACCGAGTTTCATCTGCAGAACCTGACAAATTTATACGATCTATCCTTATCATCCGTGAACAAATCTTTGACTTTCAGCTTGAGACATGACTGGATTCCTCCGTTCAGTCTGTCTTACATTGCAATTAGTGATTGCCAATTGGGACCTACTTTTCCGGCATGGCTCCGAACTCAGAACagaattattcaaataacactcTCAAGTGTTGGCATTTCAGACACCATACCTGTTTGGCTTTGGAGATTATCGCCACGGATCTTCTGGATGGATCTTTCCCAAAACCAATTAAGAGGCAAGCTTCCCGATTCAATAATGTTTCCCTTCAGCGTAGGAGCATGGATAAATTTGGGATTCAATAACCTGGAGGGTTCAATCCCACTTTGGCGTAATGTGACAAATCTCTCTTTgagaaataatttattttcagGAGCAATTCCTTGGAATATAGGCCTTGAAATGTCTGTGTTGGAAAATCTAGATCTTTCTCGGAACCATTTAAATGGTAGCATTCCACCATCGATAAACAATATGAGGAATTTGGAATTTCTACAGTCTTGGAATTTGAAATTGAGCGGTAATAATCTTTCTGGGGAAGTTTCTACAGTCTTGGGCTACTGCAAAGTCTTGTTTGCTCTTGATCTTGGAGAGAATGGATTTTCCGGAACCATACCCGAGTCAATCGTAGCGTACCCGACTTTGGTGTATCTTTTGAACCTGCGAGCCAACAAGTTAACGGGAACTATTCCTGAGCAAATATGTAATCTCTCCAACCTCCACATCTTGGACCTGGGACATAATAATTTGTCAGGGTCAATTCCTAGTTGTCTGGGCAGTTTGGTGCGTTTGAAATATCTGAGAGGATATTTTACCGGACTTACACCAACAGTACGAGAAACATCATTCTTTCAGCACACCGAGTTGGTTATCAAGGGGAGGATAAGTGAATTTACCAAGATAATTACACTTGTCAACACCATTGACCTGTCTGGCAACAATTTAGTTGGAGAGATTCCCGAGGAGATTACAAATTTATCAACCTTGGGATCCTTGAATCTATCTTGGAACCAATTAATAGGCAACATACCAGAAAATATTGGAAAGTTGCGATGGTTGGAAGTCCTTGACCTCTCACATAACCGTCTTTCAGGCCCAATTCCTCCAAGCATATCTTCAATGACTCTGTTGAACTATTTGAACTTGTCTTACAACAACCTGTCCGGCCAAATTCCATCATCTAACCAACTGCAAACCATGGCTGATCCATCTATTTACCAGGGTAACCCAAGACTCTGTGGGCCTCCATTGTCAGCCAACTGCTCAATATCCGGTGATGGAGACGGATTTCCCAAAGACGAGGATGATGAAGATGACGACGGATCCAAAAACCTAGGGATGTACATAAGTGCAGTACTCGGATTTGTTATCGGATTTTGGGCTGTTTTTGGCACTTTGGTGATAAAGAAGTCTGTCAGACGTGCCTATTTCCGGTACTTGGAAAATATGAAGGATAAACTGTTCGTGCTGATTGCAGTGAAATTGGCTCGTTTGCAAAGGAAAATGGAGGtgcaaagaaattaa